One Equus quagga isolate Etosha38 chromosome 5, UCLA_HA_Equagga_1.0, whole genome shotgun sequence genomic window carries:
- the PIGV gene encoding GPI mannosyltransferase 2: MWPLDPSQKEVLRFAISCRVLTLVLQALFNAIIPDHHAEAFSPPRLAPSGSVDQLVEGLLGGLSHWDAEHFLFIAEHGYLYEHNFAFFPGFPLALLVGTELLRPLQGLLSLRSCLLISVALLNSLFSVLAAVALHDLGCLVLHCPRQAFYGALLFCLSPANVFLAAGYSEALFALLTFSAMGQLERGRSCTSGLLFALTTAVRSNGLVNIGFLVHSQCRGFFSSLMVLNPLRQFLKLMGSVFLSVLALGLPFALFQYYAYTQFCLPGSAHPIPKPLLQLAVDKGYRTVGTVEGKEPPWCSWSLPLIYSYIQDIYWNVGFLRYYELKQLPNFLLATPVAILVAWATWTYVTTYPWLCLTLGLQRSKNNKTLEKPDPGFFSPRVFVYLVHAAALLLFGSLCMHVQVLTRFLGSSTPIVYWFPAHLLQDQEPLLRSLETVPWKPHAGDPPPGQKVPRNSIMGLLCNWKTCSLLTRCILGYFLTYWLLGLLLHCNFLPWT; encoded by the exons ATGTGGCCCCTGGACCCATCCCAGAAAGAGGTGCTGAGGTTTGCGATCAGCTGCCGTGTCCTCACTCTGGTGCTGCAG GCTCTCTTCAATGCCATCATCCCAGATCACCATGCAGAAGCCTTCTCTCCTCCTCGCCTCGCCCCCTCAGGCTCTGTGGACCAACTAGTGGAAGGTCTTCTGGGTGGCCTGTCGCACTGGGATGCTGAACACTTCCTGTTCATTGCTGAACATGGCTACTTGTATGAGCACAACTTTGCTTTCTTCCCTGGTTTCCCCCTGGCCCTGTTGGTGGGGACTGAACTGCTGAGACCTCTGCAGGGGTTACTGAGCCTACGGAGTTGCCTCTTAATCTCAGTAGCATTGCTCAATTCCTTGTTCTCCGTGCTGGCTGCAGTCGCACTGCATGACCTGGGCTGTCTGGTTTTGCACTGTCCTCGCCAGGCCTTCTACGGAGCGCTTCTCTTCTGCCTCAGCCCCGCCAATGTCTTCCTGGCGGCTGGTTATTCAGAAGCTTTGTTTGCCCTCCTCACATTCAGTGCCATGGGACAGCTGGAAAGGGGCCGAAGCTGCACTAGTGGACTCCTCTTTGCCCTTACCACTGCTGTACGCTCCAACGGACTGGTCAACATTGGCTTCCTCGTCCATTCTCAGTGCCGgggctttttctcttctctcatggTACTGAATCCTCTGAGACAGTTCTTGAAGCTAATGGGCTCTGTGTTCCTTTCAGTGCTTGCACTTGGCCTTCCCTTTGCCCTCTTTCAGTATTACGCCTATACCCAGTTCTGTCTGCCAGGCTCAGCCCACCCCATCCCTAAGCCCCTGCTGCAGTTAGCTGTGGACAAGGGCTACCGGACCGTGGGGACTGTGGAGGGAAAAGAGCCACCTTGGTGCTCCTGGAGTCTTCCCCTAATATACAGCTACATCCAGGATATCTACTGGAATGTTGGTTTTTTGAGATACTATGAACTCAAGCAGCTGCCCAATTTTCTCCTGGCTACACCAGTGGCTATATTGGTTGCCTGGGCTACTTGGACATATGTGACAACTTACCCTTGGCTCTGCCTTACACTTGGGTTGCAAAGGAGCAAGAACAATAAGACCCTAGAGAAGCCTGATCCTGGATTCTTCAGTCCTCGGGTGTTCGTGTACCTGGTCCATGCTGCAGCACTGCTGCTGTTTGGCAGTCTGTGCATGCATGTTCAG GTTCTCACCAGGTTTTTGGGCTCTTCCACTCCTATTGTGTACTGGTTTCCAGCTCACTTGCTCCAGGATCAAGAGCCGCTGCTGAGATCCCTAGAGACTGTACCGTGGAAGCCTCATGCAGGGGACCCCCCACCAGGACAAAAGGTCCCCAGAAATTCTATTATGGGACTTTTGTGCAACTGGAAAACCTGTTCTCTACTCACACGATGCATTCTAGGCTACTTCCTGACTTATTGGCTCCTGGGACTACTCCTACACTGCAACTTCCTGCCTTGGACATGA